A stretch of Lysinibacillus agricola DNA encodes these proteins:
- a CDS encoding EcsC family protein — translation MENLEQLEKHLREIQAWEKDQKDLWFWEKLGRIPFKILDKMTPAFLQNKIALLVDELGSYIQSGGQYLINEQAMLQKIRNNSSFHNIFAISDIGQIPLEDMIALSDNLQNERVKLAIVQGASTGFGGIFTLAIDIPFILGMALKTLQEIAIIHGYDPNDKMERIFIVKCLQFSSADIVGKEAILKELSSMHNTNNAAENMISQLQGWQEVFFTYRDQFGWKKLFQMIPIAGMIFGAYANKGMIQDVAEAGIMLYRKRRIYEKINELNKQ, via the coding sequence ATGGAGAATCTCGAGCAATTAGAAAAGCATTTACGAGAAATTCAAGCATGGGAGAAAGATCAAAAGGATTTATGGTTTTGGGAGAAATTAGGTCGCATTCCGTTTAAAATCTTAGATAAGATGACGCCTGCTTTTCTTCAAAATAAGATAGCATTACTAGTTGATGAATTAGGGAGCTATATTCAATCAGGTGGCCAATACTTAATTAATGAACAAGCTATGCTGCAGAAAATCCGTAACAATTCTTCGTTTCATAATATTTTTGCTATATCCGATATTGGACAAATTCCGTTAGAGGATATGATTGCTCTAAGTGATAACCTACAAAATGAACGCGTAAAATTAGCAATTGTACAAGGTGCTTCTACTGGCTTTGGTGGTATCTTCACATTAGCTATTGATATTCCTTTTATTTTAGGAATGGCTTTAAAAACATTGCAAGAGATTGCGATAATTCATGGCTATGATCCAAACGATAAAATGGAACGAATTTTCATCGTTAAATGTCTCCAATTCTCCTCTGCTGATATTGTCGGCAAAGAAGCGATATTGAAGGAACTTTCTTCCATGCATAATACGAATAATGCAGCGGAAAATATGATTTCGCAGCTTCAAGGCTGGCAGGAAGTATTTTTTACGTATCGCGATCAGTTCGGGTGGAAAAAACTGTTTCAAATGATTCCGATAGCTGGGATGATTTTCGGTGCCTATGCAAATAAAGGCATGATTCAAGATGTTGCTGAAGCAGGAATCATGCTCTATCGTAAGCGCCGTATATATGAAAAAATAAATGAACTAAATAAACAATAA